From a single Salvelinus namaycush isolate Seneca chromosome 14, SaNama_1.0, whole genome shotgun sequence genomic region:
- the dclre1b gene encoding 5' exonuclease Apollo yields MNGKLIPHTPLAVDFWQVRKCPHVRLFFLSHMHSDHTVSLTSTWANRPIYCSPVTATLLKLKLQVGERWIHPLEVGEPNTLPLDDIGKERLTVTLMDANHCPGAVMFLFQGYFGTILYTGDFRYTPSMLREPCLRTNTTIDVLYLDNTNCDPTRTLPSRQRATQQIKEIIRSQPKHNVVIGLYTLGKESLLVQLAMEFKTWIEVSIERLKTLRALELPDVFTTEPGAGRIRAVDQSEIRSTNLLRWNREHPTLAILPTSRPLVSFHPNIHVVPYSDHSSYQELEDFVSALQPTSLVPIVGRLTSGIPSFSALLPRRKRHEVLVPESVRRYMKGRPELPVQDPGQSSFLGYSNLLRRPIRPPPPRGVVFESPPKAPSRDSRPGSVVDEAWETGSMEHPHQEEEMDTDLDADKDGEDSDCILMDLSKDHSPNKDTWPNPSLTRDPSLTRDPSLTRDPSLTRDPSLTRDPSPSLTRDPSLTRDPSPSLTRDPSPSLTRDPNPSLTRDPSLTRDPSLTRDPSLTRDPSLTRDPSLTRDPSPSLTRDPSPSLTRDPNPSLTRDPSLTRDRAPWSLNLVHRVSENLDLEESVPFSQFTQSNFTLMEVLRNTAISLRPRAMNDWTGSTTLGDGDRAVSLLCLYWVNDRTGSTTLGDGDRVHRLCMHN; encoded by the exons ATGAATGGAAAACTCATCCCTCATACTCCACTGGCTGTGGACTTCTGGCAGGTTAGGAAGTGTCCGCATGTCCGCCTGTTCTTCCTGTCCCATATGCACAGTGACCATACTGTGAGCCTGACCTCGACCTGGGCCAACAGACCAATCTACTGTTCACCGGTTACTGCCACGCTGCTCAAACTCAAACTACAG GTCGGAGAGAGATGGATCCATCCTCTGGAGGTAGGGGAACCCAACACGTTGCCTCTGGATGATATAGGCAAGGAGAGGTTGACCGTCACTCTCATGGATGCTAACCACTGTCCAGGGGCCGTCATGTTCCTGTTCCAAGGATACTTTGGCACCATACTCTACACTG GAGATTTTCGCTACACTCCTTCCATGCTGCGTGAGCCGTGTCTAAGGACCAacaccactatagatgtcctgtACCTGGACAACACTAACTGTGATCCCACACGCACCCTGCCCTCCAGACAACGAGCCACTCAGCAGATCAAAGAGATCATCCGTAGCCAGCCCAAGCACAATGTTGTCATTG GCCTCTACACTCTGGGTAAGGAGTCTCTATTGGTACAGCTGGCCATGGAGTTTAAGACCTGGATTGAAGTGTCCATCGAGAGGCTAAAGACCCTCAGAGCCCTGGAGCTACCAGATGTCTTCACCACTGAGCCAGGGGCGGGTCGGATCAGGGCCGTGGACCAGTCAGAGATCCGCTCCACCAATCTCCTCCGTTGGAACAGGGAACACCCCACCCTGGCCATCCTACCCACCAGCAGACCCCTGGTCTCCTTCCATCCTAACATCCACGTGGTGCCTTACTCTGACCACTCCTCTTACCAG GAACTGGAGGACTTTGTCTCGGCCCTGCAGCCCACCTCCCTGGTCCCCATCGTGGGCAGACTTACCTCTGGCATCCCCTCCTTCTCTGCCCTGCTGCCTAGGAGAAAACGCCACGAAGTCCTGGTTCCCGAGTCAGTCCGGCGCTACATGAAGGGCCGGCCCGAGTTGCCGGTTCAAGACCCTGGTCAGTCCAGCTTCCTGGGTTACAGTAACCTGCTGCGGAGGCCTATCCGACCCCCTCCACCCAGAGGGGTGGTGTTTGAGTCCCCCCCTAAGGCCCCCTCCAGAGACTCCAGACCTGGGTCGGTGGTGGACGAAGCCTGGGAGACAGGGTCCATGGAGCATCCTCATcaggaggaagagatggacactGACTTGGATGCAGATAAAGATGGAGAAGATTCAGACTGTATACTGATGGATCTGAGTAAAGACCACAGCCCTAACAAAGACACATGGCCCAACCCCAGCCTGACCAGAGACCCCAGCCTGACCAGAGACCCCAGCCTGACCAGAGACCCCAGCCTGACCAGAGACCCCAGCCTGACCAGAGACCCAAGCCCCAGCCTGACCAGAGATCCCAGCCTGACCAGAGACCCCAGCCCCAGCCTGACCAGAGACCCCAGCCCCAGCCTGACCAGAGACCCCAACCCCAGCCTGACCAGAGACCCCAGCCTGACCAGAGACCCCAGCCTGACCAGAGACCCCAGCCTGACCAGAGACCCCAGCCTGACCAGAGACCCCAGCCTGACCAGAGACCCCAGCCCCAGCCTGACCAGAGACCCCAGCCCCAGCCTGACCAGAGACCCCAACCCCAGCCTGACCAGAGACCCCAGCCTGACCAGAGACAGAGCCCCATGGAGCCTGAATCTGGTCCACAGGGTCTCAGAGAACCTGGATTTGGAGGAGAGTGTCCCTTTCAGTCAATTCACCCAGAGTAACTTCACACTCATGGAGGTCCTGAGAAACACTGCCATTTCACTGAGGCCCAGAGCT ATGAATGACTGGACTGGCTCCACCACGCTGGGGGACGGGGACAGGGCTGTCTCTCTGTTGTGCCTATATTGGGTGAATGACAGGACTGGCTCCACCACGCTGGGGGACGGGGACAGGGTACACAGACTCTGCATGCATAACTGA